Within the Vicia villosa cultivar HV-30 ecotype Madison, WI unplaced genomic scaffold, Vvil1.0 ctg.001241F_1_1_2_unsc, whole genome shotgun sequence genome, the region TTTCTTTGGCTTCAAGAAAAGTTGCTGCTGCAGCAACAAAATCTTCATAGGCTTTACTTAGAGAATCAACCATACTGTCCATTGAGCTTGTCTATTGATGTCAAAGAGAGTTGAGATTCTTGTAACGCAGATACCTACGAAGCACAAACAAAGACATTAAAACACACGACAGACAATGAATGACTCTGACTCTTTGACGCCAGTAATAAattcaaaaagtaaaataattcaATGTAATTGTATGTTTTAGACACGGAACGGAACACATTTTCAATCTGTGGTATATTTTTGCTACATAGATAGAACCAAGAGCAAATAAGTCCTGTAAAATTAAGGCTGAAGAACACTAAAAACTATCACCCTATAGTATGAATACCATAAATGATAAATTCCAAAACAAATTATAAAGAAGAATATCTAGTCTTATACCTCATTTAAATGGAGCTCATACAGAATCAACACGGATAAGATATCAACAAAATAATGCAGAatataagaaaaaagaaaacttTCTGGCGGAATTTCTCATTGTTTCTGATCGGTTTGAGAACCAACTCTGTTAAAGAACTTCTGGTTCCAGAAGTACCGGCTGACTTGCTGATTTTGAACCAGAAGTACTTATGAAATCCTCTTTCAAGGATTCATCTTCTAATCTAATTGCAAGAGTTTGGTTTTGTTTAGTCTTTCATTTGGAATGATATTCTGAGTtcgaatttcattttttttttctttacattCTTCGTAACAAAATAAATGGCGACATTCCACTGTTCTTAGGAAGAGCAATTTAGGTTTTCACATATAGGTTAGATAGAAAGAAGAGTAAAGAATTTCATGAACACGTCATAATATCATAACAATCACCAATCATAGAATTTAATCTCTATTGTTCGATTGtttttttgcatgataaaaaaaatagaagaaccGAAAGAACAAAAATCCAAGTAAGAAAAATCACACAAGCAGAAGCAGAATCAATCAAGACAGAGAGAAAATCATATAGTAATGTGTGATATGAAAAATTAAGATATAATAAAAGAGATGCGTGTAATTAGGGTTGGGAAATTTGTTACCGTACAGAAATGTTACTGCGCCGATCAGAGAGTGAGGCACGGTGGCGATCGGAGAGAAGCGACGAGCAAGATTGAGGGATGTTTGGGATTGAACGAGCTGAAATTGGTTTATGTGGGAATAGAACGGAAAGAATTAGCACATGAGTTCATTCAGTTATGTTATTATTCTCACAGTCAAATAATTATATTTTGCTTTTAATCTTTTATTTTAGGTATCATTAGTCTCCGAATCCCTTGACTTGAtccaatattttattttagtctcttaattaaaaaataaatgttacaCTTTGCTCCCTTAACTAACATCCGAGTATATGAAATGGTCTCTTACGTttgtttatatataaaaaaaaatgttaagtaTCCGCTATATGACATGACATGTAGgcaaataaagttaaaaaaaattaaataaattaaggaACCCATTTGAAACATAGATAAAAAGTTAAGTTACCAATTTTCACACCATTCTAAGACATTATAAGTCTATCATTTCAACAAGCATTAACAAAGGGACACATCAGAATTACACATCAGTTCAAAATGGCATTACAAGAAGATCATACCTGATCAGAATGGATCATCCTAATTAACAGTAGgtggggtgtacctgcaaggtactccgatgcaaAAGTGACAAGAGAGAGCAATGAGAGTGCAAGTACTAAGGTGTAAAGTGAGAAtgaatgaatacctgaccctctaatgAAAGAAGGTATTTATAGTCTCCAGCCTTGGGTCAAGATTCCCTATTTTGGGCTGGACTATTGAAAGCCCAGAAATAAGAAACTGTCAGGATCCTACGTGGTAGAGCAGAGTCGGCAAGTAACTCACATCCTAGATGAACCGACCATAGGGTTCGGAGGTCAATGACTGAGTTTTCAACTACCAGATTGACCACGTGCTCTTCGTGAGACACGTGGGTTTGACACTCAAACGGTCATCAGGGACGTGCACCCAATTGACCATGAACCCTGAATTGGGTCTGCTCATCCATTGGGCTTACTCGGTCCAGACCAGAACACAAACCATATTAGTTAAAATTAATACTCAAATTCATActtcaaatcaacttcactacTTGATCCCCACTTTGCATAATAATCCTGTAAATTTGGTTGTTTTTTTACAAACAACACAACTAATCTAAGGAAAGCTACAATAGAGAAATATACTATttgtaaatataaaaaaaataatcaagtcaaatctaaatataatttaaaagctTATACAACTTAACAATTACTCTCATAATTTTCCATCCATAGTCATTTTTGATATCTCATTAAGTATGGCACTTCCACATCCTCCTTTAGACAAAATTGTGGCATACAGAGATACCAATAGAAAGCTCAAATAAATTTGTCCAAACAAACTCATGATTATTAGAAGGCACACTAACTAATGAACTAGACACAACAAATGACATAATCAAATAATCCAAACCAAAATCTATCTACATTTGAACCGAATCAATACAACTAATAAAACTATATATGATTTCTAAATCTATTGCAAAGCAAAGGAAATAAACACATCAAAAAGGTAATAATGATACGCTCAATATACATAATGAATGCGAGCACTAAATCTAATCAAGAATTTACAAACTAACAGCATTGTAACAATAAAACTCTATTTTCTACTATTATGCAAAATTCAATTTAAAGAGATAAACAAAAACAatgtaatatataattatattatagtgTACCATGTTCGATTGATAGTGAAACTTCCACCAACAATCGAAACCAAATCTCCATCAAAGATATCTACTCCATTAAAATACAAATCATCAATACTCTGAATAGCCGCGTGCAAAACAACCATCACAACGCCAACGAGTACATACACCAATTAAACATTCATATAACTCTTATTTGGGATTTGGCGATTAATTGACATTAACACACACCTCAGTAACTCAAAAAATTCACAACATCAAAATTAAACATTCATGTAACTCTTAATGAACTAGTGAAAGAAATATTGGATAAAAATACGATATTGATACCTGAAAATGGTtggaagaagtttgaaaagaaaagaagaagaatacTTTTTCGGAGTGGAAGAGGAAAATGGTGCGGAATGGAAATTATGGGGTGGTTGAATCGAGGAGAAAGTTTTCATCTTTGAGAGTTTTGAGAGTTATCCTGAAGATCAGATCTAAAAAAAGAGATTGGAAATGATTCAAGTGTGACCTAGGGTTCCAAGAAATGAAAATGGTAGAAATgtttttcataatttaaattaatataaataaagaaaTTCCAAGTCAGCTTTAAAACGTCCCGCAAGACAATATTTAacgttttttcataaaaaaattaacgGAAGAAAccaaaatagataaaaaaaaattgagtgaagacccattttggtccctcacaaatattactcgagtcaaattagtccttcacaataaaatTGATCAAAtttaatctcttataaaatttaatcggatcatattagtccttctgttaatatttttttcaaactggttttttcctagttttaaaccgtgactggactgccacgttggattttatttatttttcattttttaaatactaaattgatttttttttaatttcatttttaaacaattataaattaataaaataaaaaagctaaaattgtttcttataaggagttgaactcaggcccctgtggttaatcttaaacaattctaaatttaaaataaaaaatacgaaatttgtatcaatatggtctcgaacctaagtcccttcagattaaatgacagtcaatttaatacaatagaaattgatttgtctacttgtaaatgatagtcactttaccaacaatagaaattgatttgtctagttgttattgatagtcactttactaatcgtagaaattgatttgtctagttgtaaatgataatcactttattaacaatagaaattgatttatctaattgtaaatgatattcactttactaacaatagaaattgatttgtctagttgtaaatgatagtcactttattaaaaatagaaattgagttgtcttgttgtaaataatagtcactttactaataatagaaatttatttttctagttgtaaatgatagtcaatttattaacgatagaaattaatttgtctagttgtaaagtgaaaatcatttaacctgaagggacttggatttgagacctcacAGGTAAAAATTTATGgctttataagaaacaattttggctttattgatattattcattggtaactttttaaaaatgaaattaaaaagtcacgatttaaaagtatgaaaagaatgaaaagaaccggtttagaaatagggaaaaaccgatttgagaaaaatattagcagaaggactaatatgatacaattaaattttgtaagggattaagttgagtcaatttttttgtgagggacaaATTTGActtgtgtaatatttgtgagggaccaaaatgggtcttcactcaaaAAAGTATTAGTTAATGGACCAAAGCAaaacattaaattaaatcaagGGATCAAAAGAGGTATTAggcctttattttatcattttatgggAATAATTTGTGTACACTTCATAAATAATTGATGGGTAGTATACTAATGGAGATGTACactataaaatagttttataatgTCATCCAATAAAAATTTACCAGTGtcattagtcaaacaatttaaatTTTAGTCTAATCTAGTGGGATACACGATAATAGGAGGTGTTTTAAATGGAACTGGTCCAATAAAAAATTGTTATTCgaactaaactaaattaaaaaccACAAAAGTCGTATTTGCTTCGGATGTGTTATGGTCATATTTTCTAACAAAATTACACGGTTTGGTTCGACTTACAATTTGTATTttgcaaaccgaatcaaaccaaaaCAAACCGCATTATATTACAAAATCTTATAAATCATTATATATTTTCTTCATTCGGTAGAGAAATCAACAAtcattatatgatatttattttaatttaaatatcaataaagaataaaattatttatttatagataCTATTAATtctatttgaaataaaattactatatatttatttttgttttcatttttaactTGTTAATATTGATAATGATAAGATTAAAAAAAGCTTAATGTAAGTTACTTTTGCATCTCTTTATATATAAAGTATAACACTACCTTCGTTTCTTTGtataagagacaattcactttttaggttcattgaataacaaATGTATTTGATCtgtttatagactagatacattgtgatcgtacctgatcagatggATCCTCAAGGCCTGCAAGGATCTGGATCTTTTGTGAACTGGGGGGtatacctgcaaggtactccgatgccaaagtgagaagagagaGTAATCAGAGTGCAAGTACAAGGTAGAGAAAGTATGAGTGAAGTTACCTGagcctctagtgaaagagggtattcaGCGTTGGGCCAAGATCTCGCTATTAGACTGGATGCCCAGGCCCAATTCGGAGACTGCCAGGATTCTGCATGGATAGTGGAGACCAGTACGTGGTTTCTATCCTGGGTCAACCACTCCGGAGTTTaaggggagacgcggtcttttagggagcGCGTGGACTCCGTCTAATCTGGTGGGTTGGGAGTGAAAGAACCCTACGAGGAGAAGGGTCCCCGACAGAAGAAGCGTTCGCAAGGAGCACTTACCCAGGGTCGGGCATGTGCCCTTGCCCGGATCATGTTAGGCTTCAGTCTTTGATTCAGTGGAGTCGACGATCGAATATCATGCCCGACTGACGAGGACGCCACGCGTTCAATCCTACGGGGTCAGGGAGGAATGCCCTTTATGGGCTGATAATGATTTGGGCCTTAGTCTGTTTGGACCAAgcgtcggcccagtccagaacacattgattattttttttttggagaataGAAGAAATTTTATTCCACAAAAAAAGATAAACATACAGTCGATCCCATGAGGATCCAGACCTGCTACACATCAAAACAGTCCAAACAGACAAAATAATCTAACATCCAACTATACCATAGTGGTTAGTGGTTGATAAGCCAATCCATGTGGGAGCTAAGTTTCCTATGAAGTGTACTTCTAGCTATAATCATGAATTTAATTTGATCTATCATATCAGTAGCCATTTGCATGTTATTGAAGATGCTATCATTTCTCGCTCGCCATACAGCGTAAGTCGTTTCAGCCAGGGCAATCTTGAGCAAGTTCCTTTTCCATCCTTTCTTCCTACCTTCCATAATCAGCCACTGCTTCTCCAAATCCCACTCTTGAGGTTGATGTATAATACCTATCCAATGCAAGATAGTATTCCAGATCTGCTGTGTACTTCTGCATTGAAAAAACAAATGATTAATCGATTCATTCATCGCGCAGAAAACACAAGTTTGATTTAGTTGCAGCCCAAACTTTTGCAATCTATCTTTTGTGGCTAGTCTTCCCCGAAATAATAACCACAAGTGGAATTTTGCACGTGGTCGAGCCATATTTTGATAAAACACCGGGTACCACTCCACCATTGGCTTCTCTCCTCTTATTCTTTGGTAATGCTTTGAAATGCAAAATTTTTCATCAGTAAGAGTATTTTGCCAGTCATTCTCACTTCCACATTATCTAATGCTCTTCACTATCCTCTTCAAGACCCATGAACAATCTTGGGGGATATTCCAATCCTGTATTGCTTGGCCCTTCAAATAATACGCATCAAGCCACTTCACCCACAACTTGTATTTTTTGCCTTGGATATTCCATAAAAGCTTCAACATTGTAGCTTGGTTCCATTCTAGTAGAGCAGTGATGTTGAGTCCTCCAGCCTTCCTAGGGTCACAGACACTATCCCACGCAATAGGAGCTTTTTTACTGTTTGTACCTTTGCCACTCCACAAGAATATTCTGCAGATCCCTTCCACTTGGTGGATTAGCTTTTTTGGAAGAGGGAAAACCTGCATCCAATAAGCAGTTACAGAAGTTAGCACACTTTTAACAAGTTGACATCTTCCTGCAGCACTTAGGAGTTTTGCTGTCCAATGTTGAATCCTCATTGTTATCTTGTCTACCAATGGTTGGCACTGTGTTGTACTCAGTTTTCGACTAGAGAGAGGGACTCCGAGATATTTGAAAGGGAGTTGCCCTTCCTCAAACCCTGTCTTCCTAAGAATCTGCAGTTTTTCCTCCAACTTAGTACCTCCAAAATATACTTTACACTTTAGAGGATTAGCCATCAATCCTGTTGCCTTGGAGAATTGCTTGAAAACCTGCATTATTAAGCTAACAGATACAGAATCAGCCTTGGAGAATATTAGTAAATCATCGGCAAAGCAGATATTGGTGATATTCAGTCTAGCACATCTAGGATGGAAGTGGAAATCAGGATTCCTCTGCAATTTAGCCATGCATCTATGGAGGTATTCCATCACTAAAacaaacaaaaggggtgagatgGGATCACCCTGTCTCAACCCTCTTTTGGCCTTAAGTTTCTTGCTGCATTGCCCATTGATCGTATATTTATAGCTCACGGTGGTAAGGCAAACCATAATCCAGTCCACAAATTGCCCTGGTATTTTCAGTTCTTGCATGATGTGCTTCAGAGCTATCCACTCAACTGTATCGTATGCTTTCTGGACATCCATCTGGATAGTGCATCTGGGAGAAATGTTTTTTCTGTTATATCCCCTAATCAGTTCATGAGCAATAAGGATATTGTCTTGAATGTTCCTTCCAGGTATAAACGCAGATTGGCTTTCATGCACAATGCTATCCAACACCTTGCTAAGTCTGCTTGTCAaaatttttgatattattttgtaCAAAGTGGAGCAGCAGGCTATTGGACGAAGATCTTTAATCAACTTAGCTTCTTTGGCTTTAGGGATGAGAGTAACCAGAGAACAATTGGCTTCATAATACATTTTCTTGTTGCAAAAGAAATCCTGGACAGCTTTATGAACATCATCCTTTATGATCACCCAACTCTGTTTAAAAAAGCTAGCATTAAACCCATCACATCCTGGTGCTTTATAATCTCCTATTGACTTCAAGGCCTGCCAAATTTCATCCTCTGTGACAGGTTGTATAAGATTATTGGCTCTGTCAGAACTCAGCAGGGGCCCCCTCCTAATTGCATCAATATCCACATGAACCAGCTGGGATGTATGAGTACCAACCAGATTTGTGTAGAATTTGAGTACTTCCTTCTCAATATCCTCAAACTCACTGAGCCTATTACCATTCCCATCCTCCAGCTTATCCAGGGTTGTCTGCCTATTCTTTTCTTTGAGGTTGGCATAGAAGTATTTGTTATTACCATCCCCTAATTGAATCCAATCTATTTTTGCCTTTTGCATCAAGATTCTCTCTTCAGTTTCAATTTTAAGCATCAAGGCATCTGTTTCCTCCTGCACCTTTTTGATGAGGTTAGGATTGAAAGGATCTGTTTTCAATTGGTCCTGGCTAGCAGTGAGATCAAGTCGACTCTCCTGGATATGATGACTAATTTGATACATCTTTTTATTCAGATTTCTCATAGGTTGTTGCAGTCTGATAAGCTTTTGCCATAAAGCGTACATAGGGCTACCTTTGATTTGAATGCTCCAACTCTGCTTGACACAGTTCTGAAAATCCGGATCTTTCCCTGTACAGTTAAGAAACTTGAATCTATGTTGTATCTTGTGGGGGCTCCTATTGTTTTGCATTGTAATTTTCAAAGGACAGTGGTCTGAAATGTGGGGATTTAGAATCTCCAAATCACTCCCAGGGTATGTACTAAACCACTCTGCGTTGCATAATCCTCTATCAATCCTAGAATAAATTATACCTGTTGTGTGTTTGTTTGACCAGGTATAATTATGCCCTCTGGTAGGATGATCGAATAAGCCAACCTGCTGCATCATAATTTCGAGGTCCATGTATTCAGCCTGTTTCACAGCTTTGCCCCCTATCCTGTCAGTGATCTTGAGGACGTTATTATAATCACCAATAATCATCCAAGGCCCCTTGACATACTGACTATGCTTCATAATATCTTCCCATAGATCCTTTCTCTTTGCCAATTGGTTGTGGGCGTAAATCGCAGACAAAAAGAACGCAAGATCCCCTGATTTCTGATAGACTTCACAATGAATAACTTGATCAGTGGAGTAAATAAGTTTCAAGTCCCAATAAACAGGATTCCACATAACCCATATACGTCCATTATCATGCTCATTGTAATTATCAAGATAAAGCCATTGCCTACCCAGTTTATTCCGTACCAGTTCACTTTTATTAGCTTTCACTCTGGTTTCTATAAAGCTATACAACTGACCTGAAGTTGCTTGAGATGGGCTCCAATCTCATAGCTTCTGGAATTTTTATTGAGCCCTCTTACATTCCAGCTGAGGATCATGTAGAGCTTGGTCCTCCACTCTCAAAGCATTCTCCAACTTTGAGAGAATCAAACCCATTCGTACAGTTGACTATTAATTCCGGGGGAACTTGAATTGGTCGTTTACCTTTATTCTGACTTGCCTTGCTCACTGTATTCCATTTCTCTTGTGTTTCCTCTTGGGCATCAAGCTCCTTCGGTTTGGTTGGCTCTTGACTTGTTTCACTCTTTTTAGGCTTCCACACCGGCTTCACGGGAGCTTCAGCCTTGGTTTTGCAAGTATGCCCCACCTTATTGCATTTAGTACAGAACGGTGGTCTCCATTCGTACTCAACACGCTGGGCCATTTTCCCTGAATCACCATCTCTGATCATAATTTCGTCTTTCAGCTCCACCGTGACATCCACTTCAATCAATACCCTGGCATAGGACACTCGTAGCTTTCTAGCAGTGCATTCGTCAGTCATAATAGGTTTCCCAATTGCGCTGGCTATTTTACCCATACTCTTGTCTCCCCAGAACTTCAAGGGCAACTGAGGGAACGTTACCCAAATGGGTAGGACTCGCAGCACATCATCTTGTAGGGTGAAATTGGGAGTCCATTCATGAAGCAGGATTGGTTTCTTATAAATCGTGTAAGGACCCCGCATCAGCACAACATCTTTGTCTTCCTTCGATCTGAACCTGGCCAGAAAATACCCCTCCGCGTTGTAGTATAAATCAGGCAAGGCTACGAAGCTCCAGACATTCATCATGAACTTTTTCACAGCATTCATAGATAAGTCATCTCCAATAGCATACAAAATCAATGCATTCTCCCAGAATTGTATTTCCGATTGAATATCTTGAGGGTCGATAACCACTTCCACTTCCCCATCTACCAGATCTGGAGGGGTGTATTCCAACCCTATGCCATTAGTTGGAAGTCTATTCCCTTTGATAACATCAACACATTGATTATTTAATGAACCTAAAAATTGAGTTGTCTTTTATAATCTATAATAAGTACAACTCAATGATCTAAAATTGCAATCTAGAATAAGCACAACCTAGTTACTCCTATCCAAAAGTTaatacattttaaaattaaaatacagtgttttaaaaattggatcgAGCCGGCTGGTCAAACCGGTTGAAGCTGGAATTGGAGGGGTTTCCAATCTAGTCTGATTGTTGAACCAGATAAGTTATCGATTCAATGGAAACCGGTCAGAACCTGTCAAAattgataaaaatcgaagaatcAACAATTTTAGAAAATCGGCAGGTTAAATGctttccttttttctttaaaaaaacgacgttgttttgatatttttttaaaaaaataatctaCTATAATAAAACTAATACTAATAGATTGACCAAACAGTCAATTATGCCCTTTCTTCTAAAATAATTTACACTACCATTTGGACATTTTAGTAACTAGCTAAATAAACCTTCACCTTTCAATCATCATTGGACACTTGGCAACCTCAATTCTTTTTCTCCCCAACACACATATTCTTTTTCTCCCCAACACACATCTTTTCTCTCTTATTTCAAATtccaaatttctttcacatttcattttcccacactttcttactttcattttaatttttctccatttacttattatcacaaaaaatattaataacctattttttaattttaataaaattaaatatttatttatcccacgggtcactatcaacacggtatttaatttattttaatcgatcattacacactttctctatcttaattaaaatttcaaatttctcttacattttttcccacactttcttactttcattttaatttttttctatttagttattatccctaaaaaataatttattttttaattttaataaaattaaaaattttgttatCTGACtggtcactatcaacacaatatttattttattttaatcaatcattattttaatttgagagataatattcttatttttatgacgggtcactatcaacacgaTTCTTTTTTTAAtggttatttaatacaattaaatatatataattattattcattttacattaatatttaaatatattgtaTATgacatcaaataaattttttatataacgggtcattatcaacacaatatcttttttattttaatcaaca harbors:
- the LOC131634153 gene encoding uncharacterized protein LOC131634153, which gives rise to SLNNQCVDVIKGNRLPTNGIGLEYTPPDLVDGEVEVVIDPQDIQSEIQFWENALILYAIGDDLSMNAVKKFMMNVWSFVALPDLYYNAEGYFLARFRSKEDKDVVLMRGPYTIYKKPILLHEWTPNFTLQDDVLRVLPIWVTFPQLPLKFWGDKSMGKIASAIGKPIMTDECTARKLRVSYARVLIEVDVTVELKDEIMIRDGDSGKMAQRVEYEWRPPFCTKCNKVGHTCKTKAEAPVKPVWKPKKSETSQEPTKPKELDAQEETQEKWNTVSKASQNKGKRPIQVPPELIVNCTNGFDSLKVGECFESGGPSST